The region ACCATATAGAGTAAAAAACAGATCATCCCCAACATTTGTAATCTCAAAACCTAGAAATAGGGGCAGGCCCCCATGGGTGATTTTGGGGATATGGCCAGTATATATAGGCTCATGTGGTTGTGGTAGGGGCCAATAAATGGATAGATCTATGTTAGTGTATACGTAGTTGAAGAAAATTAACTAGCTTTGCACTCAAAATggaaagaataaataaataaaatagagcATTTAAAAGATGAGTAATTCTTTCTCTGGTCCCCGCTTCATATCCAGGGAACAAAAGGGCTCCCTGTAAGTATATAAGGTGTCCTCTGTTTCACAATGTTGCTACATTTGCCTTGAAGGGAGGTATAAAATATTAGTGTCTCATGGTATCCAAGCATATATGAACTTTTCTCCCTCTCTCGAGAATACAGAAATTCAAGAAACCAGTGTGTGCGTGTGATTTGGCGCGTGTAGAATCACCtaccaaattaaattaaataaacttgaTGAAAAGTTCACTAAAATTTTCAGTGGGTGGGCCATGCACACACGAGAAAGTTGTAAAAATGTCTGATAATTATTTGGGTCGTGTAAGTTAGAGGGCTCTTGTTATTTGGGTCGTGTAAGTTAGAGGGCTCTTGTTAGAGTGTGTAGGACCCGATTCTTGTTAGGAATAAGATAgttgaagaagtaaaataaaaataggagAGCAatgaacaacacaagaatataacatgGAAACTttaaaaccggagaaaaaatcacggccgttgtcaaaaccgacaatcagagaataaacactatgtgaaaattgttacaacacatagacttcaccctcaaccaccccatgaccccagtacacccacactctccaaagtaaatatttgaattacatctcacaatactataaaacaagagcataagagaaaagaaaacacaaatataaacttaaagtgttttcaggtgctactaCTTTAtgtttttggtgtgttgaaacaaagagcttgagatccctatatatagtcttggaccctcccacccctcactaatctaagcgatgtgggacttctccaaaatgcataacttgatcttttttctccttcattagcaatgtgggacttacattgcaatcaaccccaacaattcTCTCTATTGACCCGTTCTATCTCAAGTTTTTTAAATTTGCATTTCAGCGAAATTTTTTGGGTCTAGATAGTTTAGATTTAAACACCGAATATAGTTAATCTTTATGGTCAAATGAAAGTGATTGTAACTCATCCTACTAATACTTTTCAAGAGGAatgagaagaaggagaagaggaaaaCAGAAGAATGATTAAATTTGATGAAAGAAATTTTTGAGAGATTAAAGCAGATGTGAAAATCTCATATGATCGTCTACGTGGACTGAttattgataaataaaaatGGTAACCACAAAATGATAAACGGTAacctataaataaataataaataaaaataaaatatgctacATAAACTTGACGATGTAGATGCaacattttaaattaaaaaaaaatcagggaCATTTTAGATTCGAATGTATAAGTTGGGGAAAAATATATAGATAACACTAGTTTCtaattatacaagtcatagatgtactgtcaaaaaaaaaagtcatagaTGTATGATAATTGTTAGTTGAACgaaagtgatttttttgttaGTATATAATGATTTAGATGAATGACTATAAGGAAAACACTCATCAAAATAGTCTCTAATACATGTATTTAGGAAATACAAACCTTGGCAATCAGTGAAAAAAATATCATACTTCATTTCACATTCATTCATCATGAAATCTATTATGTCCATAAGCAATATTATGTAAAGCATTTCATGATCAATGAAACCAAGTGCATGTACACTTTTTTCTCGATTAAATCTAAAAACTTATGATACCTGATATAAAAGAAACACACATGGTTAATCTTATGAAAAATAATACGATGTGCGTTCAGAGGATTCATTAGTGCACTTCTTCAGTTTTATCCTTTATTAAATCACATAAAGATATAGAAATTAAACATCAATTGCCTCTCTGACTATCATGATATATTCATTACGTGCAGTGCACAACAATAGTTAATGAAGGTCTGAAGCAAGATCTATAAACATGTGATTGAGAAATTGACATTAATTTCCTATGCGCTTTACACAGCCAAGTCTCAGCATTTTGGCCATGCATGTCCTCTAGACCCCACTCACAAGTCTCTGCAAGAAACTACCACTAACCACAAACACCAGCAAGGACAAAACCGTCACCTGAGCAGCCTGGTTGAGGTCAGAGACTCGGTCGGAGGAGGACAGGGGTAAATCGATCGAAGCAAGGATTaagtgaaaaaagaaaatggacaagaaaaacaacaaaaaattagtTCAGATTTTATTTACTACTTTCTAGATATTAGCATGACTACAGCCAATAGAGCCAATTCTTGCAATTGACATTTTTTACTGAGAGATACTCTGCACATCTGTATGAATAAACGCCAAATACACGTGTTGTTCAATAATAATTCACCATGATGCATGCGTAATTAGAAAattataatgattttttaacGGATGGTAATTAGTTTATGTGGTGCGTTTGATTTCCCTTGAGTAAAGTTTTGAGTTCGAGTCTAActgatgaaaaataaaaaccctCGCTAAAAGAGCTAGCCTCACCAAGATGTGACGTGACACTAATTTTGGTCGGTTAACATCGCCTGAGCCGATGCAACACTGACACAATTCAAACTTGTGCCACTTAAACATTAGCTTCTTGTCCATTCGATTGAAAAAATAGTGACCACTTTAGCTTTGGATGCGACCAACGTTAATTTAAAGTAAGCCACTATTTCAGCACAAGCAATAGTGTCAACTTTGTTGATGCTAATGTTAGATGAATTCTAGGTCAAAGTATTTTTGTAAGGTTAATAATAATTTCATTGTTGATGAACATATAATGCCATTGAAATATAACAACTAAaagaaaatttttttttggtcaaaaaagaaatttgtttaacTTGTTAAAATTTTCATCCCCAAACCTATTTTTTCTGTTTCTGTGAAAATAGGCCTTATTGTGAACACCCCTTTGGCCCAGCgtaaaaaaattactttattcCTTAGAGGATTGGTTTCGGTGCCATCCTCTCTTAATTTTAATGCCATCCTTAGTTTTTCATAAACCCAAAATACCCtatgttaaaataaaaattcacaTTTATAAGTGAGAAATCACAGTGACTTTCGCACTTATaagtgagaattttatgttgCATTCGTGATTTTTGTAGCATGCACTTATTAGTGTGAATTTAAGTTGATTTTTCGCACTTTTAAGTGAGAATTCATGGTGATTTTCGCActtaaaagtgagaaaaaatCAGACAGGAAAAAAAGTGTGTTTCGCACCTACTTTGGGTGCGAAAAAAAGTCGATGTACTTGGCCAAAAACGTTGAAAAACACCAAGAAAAAGAGTAATTGCGAGCCCAACCTCGATTGTGAAGATTTGAAGAACCAATGAAGATGAGTAAGATGAACAAAATGATTGTGAGTGATGTAGGTGGATgagttgaagaagatgattgtGGGTGAGATAGGTTTAATGTAAGCAGAGGATGGTGGTGAGGGAATGTTATGATTGATGTAGAAAAGGAAGATGATGGATAGTAGTGACAATGGtggagattgaagaagaagaggatggTGGATGGTGAAGGATAAAAAGAGAATGGAGGTGGTGAGGTTGTTGAAAGATAGGAAGAGAATACGTAAGGGATGGAAATTGTTTTTAAGGATATTTTAGTAAAGTGTGAAAAAAAGGAATGGCATGAGAATCAACTGAGATGGCACCAAAACTAATGCCCTATTCCTAACAATAACCCAGAAGGCAATTCAATAGTCAATACGCTTAATTAGCTTCATAACGATGTATctaccaaaacaaaatagcTTCATAACGATGTTATTCACAATGGGAACATCATTGTAAATCCTTGTACTTATTTAGGGTACATCAAAGTAACTAACACAGACAAAGACAAATGGAATTTGAAATTCCCCTTTCCATGCACAAATATGACAACAAACTGCCATCCTCCCCTAATTGCCATTTTCACATTGTAGAGCTTGCTGCAATATTGAACAAAAACAAATAAGTTTCATCTTCTAACAATGTCTAAAATATATGCTATTTAAAGGAAAAGAACAAAGCTTATTGAATCTGTACATACCGAACTATCATGTCCCGGTCTCAGTGAGGTCATCTTTCAAAGATTAACAAAGATTATTAAGTAAAATGCTTAGGACTTGTAGAGCTGTCTACATACTGAGAAATCTAATATTAACCCGACATCAATGAGGAGATAATCTTTGAAGAACAACCTCATTGAGACCGGGTTAATACTGGATGTTCGCAGGTCCTAAGCATTTTGCTTAATGAAATTGTGATGGGGTTATCTCCTCCTCAAGACTGGGCTAATCATGGATGtacaaatttattaaataataagagGATAATCGACTTCAACTCATCACCTGAAAGCATGACAAGGCATACTGCACATCACTTGCTGATATTTGGTGGTGAAGGACAACTCTCAATCTGGAATAAGCAGAAAATGTTATCAGCCTCTTTCTTATTAGATTGTCCACAAAGTGGAAAAGTTATCTATCTTAAATGAATAAATTACTTCACATATGGAAAGAGTCAAAGAATCACATTCATAAACAACATTTACTTAAGAAATTACactaataaaaaaaacagagaagATCAACATGGTCATCTTCTTCTGACATTTTGAACGCACAAAAAAGAAGATACTAGATAACAAACACAGCAACTGAAACATCATTTTTAAAGGGTGCTTGATTCCTGTGATAATTAAGTGCACTAAATCTCACTATCTCAGACAGTCTCAGAATTTAGAAGTTAACAATTATTTCAATTACTTATAACAGATTGAATATTGTAGAGGTATAACTGAAACAAGAGTACAAGACCTTGAAGAGCTATCTTTCATCAGAAGGATATTGCGTTCTTCCAAGTACTTGCGTATCTTTTCTGCTGTAGTCCATGAACCTTCGATTCCAATAAATATCTGGTATCAAGGGTAGAAAAAACTTAGCAGTTAGGATACAGATAAATAAAGAATTGTCATTTGTAGAACCTTCAATCTGACTTAGTTATGGATCTGTACAAAGCTCTAATGATAGCCCGAGCTCACAAATACTTGCTCATAATTTAAGTTGTTGGCACTTGGCAATAGGGACAAAAACTAAGCAATGATCACAACTTAAGAAATAATGGAAAATTCTTCAAAGCAAAAGTAATCAGAGAAATGAAACATTTACACTAGCATAAGTTACACTATAATACATACTCACCATATTGGTCTCCACAGAACTGGCATCGACTTTGAGTCCTCGAATTTCACTCAGTCCATCTGAAAAGaagtgaaaaaaaattacaggAGAAAAGcaagttcaaaagaaaaagatttttacttttaaataaaattataattccTCAAACAGATGCTGAACCATGTGGCATCATTTCAAATTGCAAGACATTTACCAGCCAAAGTTCTAGCATTCTTGTGATCACTTTCCAGCTTTCCAACATTTTCATGTAACCCAACAAGTGCAGCAGCACAAAGGATGCCAATCTGTCTCATCCCACCACCCAACGCTTTCCGGAGAACTCTAGCctaaaagaaaatatatcaACTAGACTTAAATATTGGTCATTCAGGAAGAATATAGCTTTCATTAATATCTGTCAAAAAAATTGAACTACCTTGGCGATAAAGTTCTCAGAACCAATAATAACAGATCCAACCGGAGCACCTATACCTTTAGACAGGCAAACCTAAATCATATTTTCAAAGGAAGTATAAGTcagttaaattttttattattcactAGGATGGAGAAGTAACCAAGTTTGATTTGAAATAGGTAACTAGTCCTCGGAAACTTTCTTCAATAAATTGACACAGAGCCTGTTTGGATATgggcttattggagcttatctactaggaaatgcactaaataagctccaataagtgccaGTGTCAAGAAGCCTTGTTGAATCTTTAAGCCCAGataaaaggaaaagagaaacATACTGAAACCGAATCAGCAGCTTGGACAAGCCTATCCACAGGAACACCAAGTGCctgaaaaatcaaattttcagtTAAGCGATTCCATATTTCTTTGCATATGTTGGCAGGAAGGAGAAACTAAAGGGCAATAGATGAAGTTGTGGTTAAATGAAGTAAATATTTCCAAGCAGTTCCCTTTTTCTATGAATAGGCCTTGCAGGAATAGCAGGTAAGAAATACAACTAATGGAAAAATAACAGCCAAAATCAGGATTCTAACAGAAGAAAAACTTCTAGTATGATAAATGAAAACCAAGGGACTCCTTCGGTTATCTACAGCTGATCCGTCTCAAATTACTATGGGGCCTAACACAAGGCCCCTGAGGTGAAAACTAACAGAAATTTCCCGGAGATATTCTATCTTGGCAATTGCATATACTGACGTTGAACATTTCATTGCAGTTACAGTGACTCGATAAAGACATGATTCTCTACATTCTATGTTTATTATTGGAGACCATTTGCTGTGAGATATTATTTACTCAAATGCATATATTCACAAAGCAAACCAAATCATCTGATGCGCAATAAAACTTTATATCAAGGCATTTAATTTAAAGAAATCACGAATAAACAAAACATTTCTTACAACTGATGCATTGAAGATACGGGCTCCATCGATGTGAAGCTTCAACCCATGCTTCTTAGCAACCTCTCCAACTCTATCTGTATATTCAGCTGAAAGGCATCTGCCACCAGAGCTGAATTCAGGGAAAGTATTAGTTATAATTCTTCTAGAATTTTGAATCAGTTTACAACAGGAAAGGACTTCTAAAACCCAAAGAAAACAGCTATGAAGCTGTTTATTCAAACGCACCCTAAGTTCTTTTTTCTGCAGGCAGAACTAATTATCAAAGACCCATGTACaaagttgaaaatttaaattattgtgGTATTAAGATCACAATGAAAGTGAATCTAAAAGAAATTCTTTTGTAAATAAATTACTTACTTTGCGTGAGTATTTTCCAAGCAAATAAGCTTTGTGGATGGATAAAATAGCTCCCCCTTTGGATCTCTGATAGCAGCCTCAATCAAGTCAATGTCCATGGTTCCATCATTGTTATTTTTCACTACTCTTGGATGCACCCCTCCAATAGTTGCAATGCCTCCATTCTCATAGATATAGATATGGCAGTTATCCCCAAGAATAACTTCACTACCCCTAACATCACAATGGGCAAGCACACATATAAGGTTCGACATAGTGCCTGAGGGAACAAAAAGAGCTGCTTCCTTGCCGAATTTCTTTGCCATCTCTGCTTCTAAGCGAAAAGCAGTTGGGTCAAAGCCTAAaacatcatcatcaacttcagcAAATGCCATAGCAGTCCTCATTGTTTCAGTCGGCTTTGTGACTGTGTCTGACCGAAGATCCACAATTCTAGCTACCATTTTCTCTGGAAATAAAACAAGccaaaaaagtaaaaatcaatTGCCACTCTCAATTTCTCACCAACTCCATTTGCAACCAAAGAAATTCAGAAAGACTTAAAAGTTGAAACCAATTTTAAACAAAATTTTATTTACTGTGACATTTCTCTGCCACCAACTTAGGTTTCAACTTCAATTGAGAGGCACTCCAAAATTTTGCACTGACAAAAAGAGAGAGGGAAAACTCCAAGTTTCCTAAGGTACAAAATGATCAGTATTTCAATTAAAATCGAAGCTTTCACGAGATTCGGGGGACAACAAATTATAGGAAGAATCCAAGAAGCACATGCATATCTATCACTTGTAGTCTCTCCAGtccaaattaaaacaaaaattcaaaacagAAATGGGGGAAAACAGGTGAATTCCCCAAGAATTCAGATGCTGAATTGAGCAATTCTACTAAGAAAAGGCAAGGGTTAGAAAAAGTCACAAACTTTCATGCAAAATGAGAGGAGGGGTAATCTAGAAATGGTGTCTCAAGCAAAATAACAGAGCAATAAATAAGAGAATGAATGGAACAGAGAATAACATGATTAACTCCTATCAGAAGCTAAATCATTTCCCAAATTCCTTTCCACAGAAACAGAATTCAGAAGATCAATAACATTACAGAAGCTGCAATTCCAATAACACAAAATTAAAGTTGCAAATTCCAATTACTCCCAAGAGTTATGGAAAAGTGAAAAATCCCACAATAAATACCACACAAAAGACACAGACAATCTAACAAACACAACACCTGCAAAGACCGTGATGCATGCAAGACAAGACAACCTGTGAACTATAGAAATCAGGGTTTGTGTGGGGTTTTTGGTGTTATTCTTGAAATTTTATGATGTTGTTCCTCAAAAAGGGTAAAAACAATAATTGAAAAGGTAGcactttttttctttgtttcatcCAATACAATACACATTCAGTGGCTGAGAAAGGAACAGCATTGTGGTGGTGTCATCATGGATCATGAGTCATGAAATTTGAAAAAAGGAGATGAATCTATTTaccagatgatgatgatgatgatggtccaaCGAGATTGCAAAGTTGATTGATTGTGATGTCTCTTCAGCGCGCACTCGCAGAAATGCAACAATGCAAGGAAGCTTCGTCCACTCTGAAGATTGCAGCTGAACTCAGCTGCATGCAGAGAGATTTATATAGGGACGCAAGCACAATCCACAAAGAATTATGAATTAAGGATAATAATGTAGTTATCTTAGTACAATGTTACTGTAACGCTTAtattgtttttttgttgttgttaaaaTTTAGGTTAGGACCGGGGAAATGGTGCCCGCAGTCAAGACAGAGAAAACTATCAAACCAACCTGTTTGGTAAAGATTCGGAGCAGTAAAATTCGTACTTGTGACCGCCGACCTGTTTGGTACGAGACTCTATTATGATCGGCTAAATTAACCCTTGAAGTTAGTTAGTATTATATTCTCCATGTGATTCTCTTTGACTTTATGACTTGATTGGACGAGGATGGCAGCGTGTAGTTTCTTAAATATGGCCAAACCCCCACCTCACCAAACACCAATATTTATCCATTTTTGGGATCCAGTTTCTCTTTATGTGGAGGCACAAAAAATCATCATAAATGTTGGCTATGAGTCACCATTGTTATCGGTTTAGGCCATATTTGGATACTATTTTCTATTTCATCTCCTTATAACTTAGTTTTATTTTCCtatcatattattattatactaGTATTGATCTCGCGTCATGCACGGATAAAATAAAAGTACTTTATTGGCATACATTAACCATTTTCATATTTCccctctcatttttcttttttaaatacatatatcacctatttaagttttttttttctaatcctagttatattctaatttcttttt is a window of Lotus japonicus ecotype B-129 chromosome 5, LjGifu_v1.2 DNA encoding:
- the LOC130720481 gene encoding low-specificity L-threonine aldolase 1-like; its protein translation is MVARIVDLRSDTVTKPTETMRTAMAFAEVDDDVLGFDPTAFRLEAEMAKKFGKEAALFVPSGTMSNLICVLAHCDVRGSEVILGDNCHIYIYENGGIATIGGVHPRVVKNNNDGTMDIDLIEAAIRDPKGELFYPSTKLICLENTHANSGGRCLSAEYTDRVGEVAKKHGLKLHIDGARIFNASVALGVPVDRLVQAADSVSVCLSKGIGAPVGSVIIGSENFIAKARVLRKALGGGMRQIGILCAAALVGLHENVGKLESDHKNARTLADGLSEIRGLKVDASSVETNMIFIGIEGSWTTAEKIRKYLEERNILLMKDSSSRLRVVLHHQISASDVQYALSCFQQALQCENGN